From Papaver somniferum cultivar HN1 unplaced genomic scaffold, ASM357369v1 unplaced-scaffold_99, whole genome shotgun sequence, the proteins below share one genomic window:
- the LOC113346347 gene encoding uncharacterized protein LOC113346347: MGSPTAGSILRQLSGKEAWNSSSTSKRWNKKRMNNLKQMEGFNNGNGGMIIARKRVMVVVDQSSSSKHAMMWALTHVANKGDVLTLLHIIPPINYHHSDEEDLNKTPDQRVISATADGDSDYHYYSSPNYFANSLATLCKACKPEVEVEALVVQGPKIGTVMSQVKKLEVSVLVLAQKKPTASLISCFCGISSSQDFVEYCINNVDCLTLGVRKQSKGMGGYLISTRWQKNFWLLA, encoded by the exons ATGGGAAGTCCAACAGCAGGATCAATTCTGAGACAACTGAGTGGGAAAGAAGCATGgaattcatcatcaacatcaaagAGGTGGAATAAGAAGAGAATGAATAATCTGAAACAGATGGAAGGGTTTAACAATGGGAATGGTGGGATGATAATAGCAAGGAAAAGAGTAATGGTTGTTGTAGATCAATCATCAAGTTCAAAACATGCTATGATGTGGGCACTAACACATGTTGCTAACAAAGGAGATGTGCTTACTTTGCTTCACATTATACCTCCTATTAATTATCATCACAGTGATGAAGAGGATCTCAACAAAACTCCTGATCAAAGAGTCATTTCTGCTACTGCTGATGGTGATTCTGATTACCATTACTATTCTTCACCTAATTACTTTGCTAATTCTCTTGCTACACTTTGCAAAGCCTGTAAACCTGAG GTGGAAGTTGAGGCATTAGTGGTACAAGGACCAAAGATAGGTACAGTTATGAGCCAAGTTAAGAAGCTTGAAGTCTCTGTTCTGGTTTTGGCTCAAAAGAAGCCTACTGCTTCTCTCATTAGCTG TTTCTGTGGCATCAGCAGCAGTCAAGATTTTGTGGAGTATTGCATCAACAATGTAGATTGCTTGACTTTGGGTGTGAGGAAACAGAGCAAAGGAATGGGGGGATATCTCATCAGTACTAGATGGCAAAAGAATTTCTGGCTTTTGGCCTGA